The Theobroma cacao cultivar B97-61/B2 chromosome 1, Criollo_cocoa_genome_V2, whole genome shotgun sequence genome contains the following window.
gtgaatattaaatttaactGTTCACAGTGGTCGGGTTGAAAAGTCAAAAGGTTGTAGTTACTAgggttatttatttatatttataaatatatattttaatgtttggaAAAGGGCATATGATTGGATTGGGTTTAAAATTGGGCTAATCCGCCATGCTGCAAGTTCGGCCCAGCTACATAGTTTTTgcatcaatattttttttattaagttaaatatgattttcgaattgaaactaataaaaacttaGTGGGGAGAGAAAGCCAATGTAAACTTTGCACATGCAATCTGTTTTATTCtctaaattactttaatttgattaaaaataaataaaataactcgtaaatgaaatttaattctgattatccataagtttgagattttattttatctttaatttattttaatttaattagaaataaatgtgataaCTTATAGATGAAATCTAATTGCATCATCCAtgagtttttaaaatttaattagccAATTATGTGTTTTCTTCAGATTTACCAAATGACTTAAAGacttttcaattaatttatttaacagCACATGGAAATTTGATTAGTTTTTTGGtgaaatcaaaagaaattgaaggataCATGGTAAatggttaaaaatttttgtttttccacaCCTTGATATCGAATAAAGAAGATACACATCCatgcatacatacatacatattatataaatatatgaagttggaaaaaaaaagttcagtGTGTTTGGCAATAAAGTTAAAAACTATTCGAGAAAGTATGTGAAAAAATGGTGCAATGAGAGATTTTTTAGAGAAGCCAAGGGAACCGTGATCAGCATATCCCCCTGGCTTAGCTGGCTCTATACGGGAAGTGTGTGCAAATTATTGTTCACAAAAAATTGACGTGACGCAAAACTGTACTTAGCTAGACAATACATTTTTACTTGAAACAGATAAGGACAGTATACGTAAAGCAAATGGAACATCATTATGCATTCTTCTTATAATTCAGAACAATCATCCTGAATTTGTTTAAAGATATATTaaacaaatattcataaaattattattttattatttcgaTAATAAGATAACAtagtatttatttaattttttattaaaaaatgattctaattattattatttgtttgaataaaaggACACATGGTTTGTTATTATAATATACCATTATTAAGAGACTAAGCAAATTCACACGAGCGAATTTTAATACGAAACTATTCGCATCACTTTCCAACTCAGGGTTGTCTCCACTCTGGaaatagcaaaaataaaaggggAAATAGTAACCCCTCCCAAAAACAGACGGGCATATAATCGGTTTTTACAGTTATTTTTGGATCTTTTTTCTGTTTACGACGACATCACCAAAATTTACCTTAAATCCTCTGTCACTCAACGCTCTCTTTTTGTGTGTAGAAACTTTCAATACTCGCTTTCTTTAGTTGCCACGTCACTCGGGGATTTTCTTACAACCTTTTAAAGACAATGATTGGATGAACGTTGACACGTGGAAGTTAATGAAAGCGAGTAGCCAATGAAAGTTAAACAGTACTTTCAGCCatgagaataaaaataaaattcttttgcGGGAGGGGAAAGGGAGAGGCGGGGTTGATATGACTGTCAGTCTGTCACCGtcactttctctttctctctcacaaGGTAATACTCCGGACCCACAAGAACGCTATCATTTCCCCGAGCGAGGTCCCACAGTTGATGGGCTCCTcatcaaaaaattgaaacaataaTACCCTTATGAATTTGGGCACTGAAAATTGAGAGATGGGTCTCTGAATATGAAGGGAAAAAAGGGGAGAGTCTTCCCCTTTGTTTGATGAAGATGAgtagatgatgatgatgacgaTGATGATGTGGAAAGGGCAGGTAGGTGGGACCTAAAAACTGCAATAGACACGTGCCACTGTCCAGGATGCTGACGTGGCCCAATAGCACACGTAAGGTGCAGTGTTGCTCCATCAATCGCTTTGACCACTTGGTCACCGACAAGAGCTGGCCAGCCTGTCACTGTTACTCTAACCTCTTACGTACATACATTACATGACTAAACTGTTCCCCTCGTATCTCATTTTTCCCATAAATCTTCTTCCATTTTAACTTTTATCCAATAAAAACAGATAAATAGATTTACTCAATCAATTGTACAAACGTAAATACTGTAATTCACAAAAAGCATCAGTTCGAAATTAACATCTGCTTAATAGGATGTGTGTAACGTACCATACTCATACCATGTAACTCATTCTTTATCGAAACAGACAAAATCACCAATACGTcaatctcttcttctttttttatcttcgttactattttgttttatcgCAATTTAGGGCTTTGACGTAACAATAACAACAACAACAGAATTTCTAAAGTGACAGGCACATATGGGAGTTCGCAAATTGACCCCTGGAAACACTTAAGCGAATAAgagaagagaaggaaaaaaaaaatagaatagaaaGGAACACCACACGTGCGTCAACACGCGCACGCAATAATTGAGGGCCCCACTTGAATGGCTAGGTGGGCCTACTTTTTTAGGTTTGTTAGGTTTTTACTATATTTTGATGGccaaaaacataattttggCCTTCCTGCTTGGGGGGCGCAGGGTAAGGAGGGGAGAAAATAGGGGGAGGGGGGTATaggataaagaaaagaaagagaaagtcCAAAGTCCCTTTTTCTCTGTCCTTTTTGGGTTAGATTTTTGTTAATGATGGATTAATGAAGTGGGATTAAGGGGTTAAGAAGCTAGGGGGTGTGGGGACTCGcactcttttttttgttatcgAATGTAAAGTACCAAAGAGAGATGAGAATGAAAAATCAATGGCACACGGGAGAGATGATGACATGAAAAGAGAGGGACCCTTCCCTAACCCCTAATTATTTTGCTATCAATACatagaaagagagaaagaaaagacacAACGTGAGATGAAATTGGGTTTTCCCATTTTGGGCCTATATTCAACTCAAAGCCCAAGATCATTTGAACACtagttaaataaaaacatggaAAACTTAGTGAAAACAACgacaaataatatatatatatatatatatgcgcGCGTGCATGCTTGACTTGAACGCCATAAATTTAGACGATCAACCTCTTTAAGACACAACACCCGGTTGACACAAAGACATGCTAATAGAAGAAGCGCAATAATGTTTGCAAGCTAAGGCTGATATGATGTTGGTGTCCCTTCAAATgacaaaaaggaaatttcaTGCAAACGAAATCATTGAAAGAGATTTTGCAGTTGTATGAGATGGCTAGTTGAACAcgttaaaacataattttcttttgtttgtttgggGGGAGAACGAACGATGGACCTAAGATGTTGTAGTCTtaattcatacatatatatacacatatatacatCTCCACCTACTAAATAATTTATAGCAGCTGTTCCCAGCCACCTGTTGTCCAAATGTTAGGCCACACCATGACTTAATTATCCACAGGGTGGAACAAACAATGGGGGACCCAAATGCAGCAGAATTTGAACTAACTTGCCGGCATTACGCGATTACAATTCCATTACACCCCCCTTTCCTTTGAATTTTATGCGCAAACCTCTTCCCCACATATCCGCAACTTGCCTTGACTCAAAACTCTTTGTAAAAATCTTGATAGGAAACAATGACTATGGCATTGCCTAATCTTGGAAAAACGTATAGAAATTGGAAGGAGTGGCACTCATATTCTGTCTTTTGTGTGATATTTTGGAACTCATCTCGCTTAGCTAATTTTTACCCCAATGGATATGTTTATCAAACGATTTTGACAGATACAAACTGGCAATCAAGAACCATTTTGCATTGGCTCAGTGGGAACGTGTGGGACAACTTAGCATTGCCCTTTAATCTAATTCATTGATGACCTTTTCTTAGGGACACACGTTGGGTTGTATATCAATGAAGGGCTATATTCGGTTAAGCAGCCATTTTCTGGACCTCAAATAACGGTGGGAAGGAGTCCGGTACAACCCTAAAATAGGCCTGCATCAAAGTACAAAACTCAGGAGAGAAGCTGGGAAGTACATGCTTTTCTTAAGTCCAAGTAGGCAGTTCCATTTAGACTAGATTGCTTAACCGAGTTGCCTACTTCAAAATCAAATGATCAATAGATCAAAACAGCTTGTCTGTGCCTAACGTACTGTGTTTGCCCTTTTCATCATGTGGTCAGTAGACGCAAAAGTGAGTTTCAtgtgaagattccttccttcAAGAATCCATAAGAAACACCAACTCTTTTAGTCCTAATCTAATTCAGGGTTTTTACTGTAAATATCAATACAACTACAGCAACAGCAACAGCAACAATGATGGTCGGAGATAAACAATGAAGAAGTTAGGGGATGGATGGAGTTGATGCTTCCAAGTGAGCATAATATTCAAAACTAAATGCTATAAATGAAGAGATTTTTCCAGTTCACCAATGGGGGGCCTACAAGGCTCGAAAACCTGATCGATGACCACGTGCACGTGTGCAGCAGGTGCCGAACACTATTAATGGCTGAATTAACCACAAACTTCACTCTCTTGGCATGAATGCATCATTCCCTGTACCCTAAAATGAGAGAGGCTTATCTCAGGCCGAGCCGTTGCCCAGTTGTTTGACGAATTGATGggccaaaaataaaaaatcaatgcCTTGGGACCCCTATGAATGACGTACAAGAAAACTCCTGTTGAAAAAAAGCTCAAACATTCAAGGATTCCCCTGTTTTCTTCTCTCATGGCTCATGCATTTATATGTATACACACAGATCAAATATCAGCATTTAGTAAGATCTTTAAGTGTTCTGATCCCTGGACAGTACTCACATTTGCTAGCCCCAGTACCAATAGTAAAAAAAGCCTGGAATTTATTAGTTTCCTGTCTCACATGCAAAGGGAAATTTATCGACGTAAAGCCAGGAGAAGAACCCGACGCTGCATTTCAATTAACACCCATGTAGGGCTACCTGAATAATTAGACAAATGGACAAAAGGATACAAGCCTGGTTCTTATACATTACCAACAACAAGGGAAAATAGATTGAAAAGCAAGGAAATAAATTACTATTAAAAGTATTATTAGAGGGTAAAAAATGCTGTTTCTGCAGGGAATTTGCTCCCTCTCAACAGCATCCTTTCACGTGAATAAATTCAAGGACAGGAAAATAATTAACCATGAtgtgtgaaaaaaaaaattatagtgatTTGGAATTTTGCTCCTCTGTGTAAATAGGTTCCTGGAATCCGCTGACTTAAAAcggctctctctctctctctcatatatatatatatatcttttccttttactttGTTAAACCTGTGACTGAGTTTTTTAGACCTTCTCGTCTGTCTCGGTGGAATCTGATAACTCATCCTGTTTTTGCGACTTGTTGCTTGGAACTGGATAAATCCGACGCTCCTTCCCTCCTGGCTTGGATGAGGCATTACCATACCAGACCATTCCTCCTACTGCAATGACCATGCCCAGAATTACGTGTAGATTAAGACCCTCTTTCCCAAAGAAAATGAACCCTAAGATGAGGACAAGAATAGTCTTCATATGGCCAAGCACTTGGAATGATACAGCCGTGAACCTGCCAATGCAGATGAACTGGCTGAGGTTGGTCCCCACTGCAATGGTGCACGACAGGATTATGAAAAACTGCAAGCAAAGAGCATCACATATCATTTACAGTAGTCATGATTATCTCCAAGCAAAATCTGTTTATATTCATACATTAACTTGCACATGCACTACCGAAAGTAGACTTTACAACCATGGTCCTCCATTTTGGAGACAGCATAGGACAAAATATCTGGTGATTCGGAggatgtgaggaaatgaggctTGGGGTTGAGATTCTAGGTCTGGGCTGTAATGTTGTTCACAAAAACCAGCAGACAAGGATCATCTaccattttcactatcctaattTTAAGCATAAGATGTTAGAAGCATGATCTCACTCAATGCTTTCAAATTCTAAAAATGTCATGTAATGTATGCAATGGGAAGGTTAACTGCAGCCAGCTggattacaaaaaaataaaagaaaagaggagcaaataatcaaaatcaacataGTGGCTAAGAATGCATGCCAGTCCTATacctttaaacttaaaatacaGATATGCAACTAGACACAGCTTATAAAACCTTGAAAAGAAGAACCTTATTAAAATACCTCTTTTCTATTTGAATTTATAGCATGTGAATTACTATTTGTCAGAGGATTGAGAAGGAGGTAAACCCAACTCTACTCTGGAATGGctgatatattaaatattgtGGAAGCACAAATTGATGCAGAAACTTAGCATACATTTATGCCAACCCAAAATAAGTAAGGAAACCAATAGTTGACTTctattttaaagataaaaacatGGACAACTACACCCAAATTGGCAAATCATGCTTTAAATGGAAGACAAGATTACTCTTTCTCATTAAGATCATTTCACTGATTGGTTATTCAAGCAAAATGCATATCcataagagagagagagagagagagtgagagaACTATCTATATATAAAGCACTCAAAAAATTGTATCAAATAATTAAGCTTTActaataacattataaaagtACTTCCCTAGCCTGGTGATAACAACTTCAGTGCCAAGCAATGGgctaattttcttcttcaatcaATTATCAGGCATTCCAATAAGCTAAAACAGTCAAAACTAATGAATTAGTTATCCTAGGCAGTGTGAGTTGTGCTCTAGAGGTATTGCTGCTCTTGTATTTTAGGAAAGTTTGGTAGGAGAGGGGGAAAAGACAGAACCATTTGCACTTGAAGATCTGAAATTGATAAGATTGATATTCGAATCTtccatattttcttctttgtgcATAGCTGTCATAACCATGTGCAGGAATGGAAATCACCTCTCAGTAGGAACACAAAGAAATACAAAGACATTCTCACATTATTGTTAGCAACCAAAGAGCTTTTTCTGGGTCTGTCAGGTGTATCCTCCTGCCCTCCTTTTTGTGCCAATTAGATGTGTCACAATGAGAGtaccaaaataaaattgttCTAGACATACAAAAGCACCAACTTTGACAATGGCCCTAATGAATAAGCTGGTGCAAATAATAACAGCCATAATTGGGAATGCTAGCTATTGCAATGACAATGAAAGACATTTAGCATTTTATGAACACTCAAAGGCTGCAGATAAAGAGTGAATGCTCATTATAAATGGAAGTTTATCCATAAATGTACCAATATAACTTAATTTAGAAGTATAAACACAACATGCATTAAATAATTGATCAGCCACAATGATTTCATGAGTATGCAGATGGTAGTAAAATGGAGCAGTATTATAAGTCATGCTTAACAACTAAAGCGTATTCAACTCTGATAAGAACCTTACCACTGATATCACAGTGTAGTCATAGGCATAAACCTTTTTCTCTGTTAACCAATAGTCGACAAAAGGACCAACTAACAGCAGGCTTGCAGCTTGTACTGGAGCAGTATGTCCCAATAAATCGAATGATCCTAAAGAATGCTTCCTTTGAAGAAAATGTACATACTGaaacaaagaaggaaaagaataaaaaagaaagacccAAAACATCAATCCGTAAACAAGATTAGGTATGGTTGATGTCTCATTTCCTGAATGGACTTCAGCCATGACAAACACATATTGAACCTTATTCAATCATAAAATTATTGGACATACTACCCAAAATCTTCTTCCAACTTATTGCATCTTCTACAAAATCAGGATATTGGTGCAGAGTTACTTACATACTGCTGGAGGGCTGTGCTCCAGACTGCTATTACAGCAGCTAAAAAACCCTTGAAATTGACACTCACATCTGTAACAGTACAGACTGCAACTCCAAGGAGAACTACTACTATGCTAAGCTTCGTATCCCTTGAGTAGCGGACCTTGTCGAAAACAACTTCCAGAAAGCAAGATACTGGTATCATGCTCAACTTTGCTATCtgagaatattttttaaagaaaacaatgTATCATAGTTCCAAGAGATCAAACATagaagataataataataatctaaGTCACTAAGGCTGACCTGATAAAAGCCCACTGAATTCCACATCAAACTCACAT
Protein-coding sequences here:
- the LOC18611708 gene encoding UDP-galactose transporter 2, producing the protein MSSASKADRKAALDVASWFFNVVTSVGIIMVNKALMATHGFSFATTLTGLHFATTTLLTVLLRWLGYIQGSYLPLPELLKFVLFANFSIVGMNVSLMWNSVGFYQIAKLSMIPVSCFLEVVFDKVRYSRDTKLSIVVVLLGVAVCTVTDVSVNFKGFLAAVIAVWSTALQQYYVHFLQRKHSLGSFDLLGHTAPVQAASLLLVGPFVDYWLTEKKVYAYDYTVISVFFIILSCTIAVGTNLSQFICIGRFTAVSFQVLGHMKTILVLILGFIFFGKEGLNLHVILGMVIAVGGMVWYGNASSKPGGKERRIYPVPSNKSQKQDELSDSTETDEKV